One window of Myxococcus xanthus genomic DNA carries:
- a CDS encoding metallophosphoesterase family protein yields MMRVGVMAALVVAGCGMRPAENRAIADSKVGQAQQGGVTLSVADGLATVRELAPGTLVLWGNAPAFTARIDVGAQAPSDWLVTVRNAMPDAVLVAEEEGGAPLAQEALPQALPTVKVWRVALRAGTTARLSVAPPDSESREPFRFLALADVQEALPRVGDIYARMRRDDTARFILFAGDLTESGTRDELTEFQERLEAGSRIPLYATLGNHETFTRDAAEYHALVGRGSQSFVFKGVRFSVVDSSNGTLDPGVEEQLEGWLAASRDGTHVVAMHVPPQDPVGLRGGGFANRGEAAGLVGKMARAGVDLTLYGHIHSYYSFANAGIPAFISGGGGAIPETFDGVGRHYLSVDVSADDGLQQAALVRVD; encoded by the coding sequence GTGATGCGCGTGGGAGTGATGGCGGCACTGGTGGTTGCGGGGTGCGGCATGCGGCCCGCGGAGAACCGCGCGATTGCGGATTCCAAGGTGGGCCAGGCGCAGCAGGGCGGGGTGACGCTGTCGGTGGCGGATGGGCTGGCGACGGTGCGCGAATTGGCGCCGGGCACGCTGGTGCTGTGGGGCAACGCGCCGGCCTTCACCGCCCGCATCGACGTGGGCGCCCAGGCGCCGTCCGACTGGCTGGTGACGGTGCGCAACGCGATGCCGGACGCGGTGCTGGTGGCCGAGGAGGAAGGGGGCGCGCCGCTGGCGCAGGAGGCGCTTCCGCAGGCGCTGCCCACCGTGAAGGTGTGGCGCGTGGCGCTGCGCGCGGGGACGACAGCGCGGCTGTCCGTGGCGCCGCCGGATTCCGAATCGCGCGAGCCCTTCCGCTTCCTCGCGCTGGCGGACGTGCAGGAGGCCCTGCCGCGCGTCGGCGATATCTACGCGCGCATGCGGCGGGACGACACGGCGCGCTTCATCCTCTTCGCGGGCGACCTCACGGAGTCAGGCACGCGCGATGAGCTGACGGAGTTCCAGGAGCGGCTGGAGGCGGGCTCGCGCATTCCGCTGTACGCCACCCTGGGCAACCACGAGACGTTCACCCGCGACGCCGCCGAGTACCACGCGCTGGTGGGGCGCGGCAGCCAGAGCTTCGTCTTCAAGGGCGTGCGCTTCTCGGTGGTGGACTCCAGCAACGGCACGTTGGACCCCGGCGTGGAGGAGCAATTGGAGGGGTGGCTGGCGGCTTCGCGGGACGGCACGCACGTGGTGGCCATGCACGTGCCGCCGCAGGACCCGGTGGGGCTGCGCGGCGGCGGCTTCGCCAACCGGGGTGAGGCCGCGGGCCTGGTGGGGAAGATGGCGCGCGCGGGCGTGGACCTCACGCTCTACGGGCACATCCACTCCTACTATTCGTTCGCCAACGCGGGCATCCCCGCCTTCATCTCCGGCGGCGGCGGCGCCATTCCGGAGACATTCGACGGGGTGGGCCGGCACTACCTGTCCGTGGATGTGAGCGCGGACGACGGCTTGCAGCAGGCGGCGCTGGTGCGTGTGGATTGA
- a CDS encoding serine/threonine-protein kinase, with amino-acid sequence MAENSPQQFGKYVLLSKIAAGGMAVTYRARMTGAAGVTKPCVIKQILPHFVDDADFVEMFIGEARVVASMSHSNIAQIFDFGEVDGQYFIAMELVQGQPLSKVLRRAQRMGMASFPEPLALHVASKLCDGLDYAHRHVGEDGLALGLVHRDVSPDNVLISYEGEVKVIDFGIAKVTSAVEAKTSPGTLKGKYPYFSPEQAQGRQDLDARTDVYAAGVVLYEMVCGKRPYEGEFVTVLPRILVADRLPPSALNPTVSEDMETVISHAMALDREARYQTAKDLSESLVELLYRDNPRFTPTLLSQLMAHLFPEELAAEGRRVEVSPAFQEQLTAWQTGVTEASPQGRARPPSSNAPRGSSPGVRSRPGSDGGRPGSDSGRPGSEGGRRPSASTPGARRPTSSGVRRVTQSQLPRSEGGVRRTYTSERPGPPVPALDEEPSTDAGDAPAPTQAAPRDTPIEVPAAKSKEPTTEAHPVGTWTGKGYRTSVDDARDTLAREEAARVAKGKEKARVVTMSVVYATAALFLVGVFYKLVIARESTFDDMYASTTTLWLASKPAGATVRLNDQVLKGVTPLMVEVKIGEANTLALSLPGHLPWTKRFTPTSNLVEPLTAELKPIAAPPPPVEVAVAAPEDAGAAVVAEGAATPEDAGPSAPEDAGASTEVAVAQDGPEEEDTPQRTMHEVDYPTRVLVLRPQYNAVPLPEYNTASIELNPGTTYSVWTQGSASLAEGRGTASGTLAYLIEGDGPVDSSFGLLGTSTRTIKGARKLHVFALDDGGLDDNSGAIRINVRQSAYVPPRSFTFDAKENAVPLKPEHQMVLRGLNPDSTYLLTVRDDVAELRSGPNGRVRQVLCMERGPAPESVRATHRILQTGKRYQMTGTENLHCTFPDMQVGDNRGAFEVDIVDVTAMSGKERAEALKGSRRSER; translated from the coding sequence GTGGCGGAAAACAGCCCTCAGCAATTCGGTAAATACGTCCTCCTCTCGAAGATCGCCGCGGGGGGGATGGCCGTCACCTACCGCGCGCGGATGACGGGGGCAGCGGGCGTCACCAAGCCCTGCGTCATCAAGCAGATCCTCCCGCACTTCGTCGACGATGCGGACTTCGTCGAGATGTTCATCGGCGAGGCGCGCGTGGTGGCCAGCATGAGCCACAGCAACATCGCGCAGATTTTCGACTTCGGTGAGGTGGACGGGCAGTACTTCATCGCGATGGAGCTGGTGCAGGGCCAGCCCTTGTCCAAGGTGCTGCGCCGCGCCCAGCGGATGGGCATGGCGTCCTTCCCGGAGCCGCTGGCGCTCCACGTGGCCAGCAAGCTGTGTGACGGCCTGGACTACGCACACCGACACGTGGGCGAGGACGGGCTGGCGCTGGGCCTGGTGCACCGCGACGTGTCCCCGGACAACGTCCTCATCTCCTATGAGGGCGAGGTCAAGGTCATCGACTTCGGCATCGCCAAGGTGACGAGCGCGGTGGAGGCGAAGACGTCTCCCGGCACCCTCAAGGGCAAGTACCCATACTTCTCCCCGGAGCAGGCACAGGGCCGGCAGGACCTGGACGCGCGCACCGACGTGTACGCCGCGGGTGTCGTCCTCTACGAGATGGTGTGCGGCAAGCGCCCCTATGAAGGGGAGTTCGTCACCGTCCTGCCCCGCATCCTCGTGGCCGACCGCCTGCCGCCGTCCGCGCTCAACCCCACCGTCAGCGAGGACATGGAGACGGTCATCTCCCACGCCATGGCGCTGGACCGTGAGGCGCGCTACCAGACGGCGAAGGACTTGAGCGAGTCGCTGGTGGAGCTGCTCTACCGCGACAACCCGCGCTTCACCCCCACCCTGCTGTCGCAGCTCATGGCGCACCTCTTCCCGGAGGAGCTGGCCGCCGAGGGCCGCCGGGTGGAGGTGTCCCCCGCCTTCCAGGAGCAGCTCACCGCCTGGCAGACGGGCGTCACCGAAGCGTCGCCCCAGGGACGCGCGCGGCCCCCATCCAGCAACGCCCCGCGGGGCTCCAGCCCCGGCGTGCGCAGCCGCCCGGGCAGTGACGGAGGCCGCCCTGGCAGCGACAGCGGACGGCCCGGCAGCGAAGGAGGCCGTCGCCCCTCTGCGAGCACCCCAGGAGCGCGCCGTCCCACGAGCAGCGGCGTGCGGCGGGTGACCCAGTCCCAGCTCCCCCGCTCCGAGGGTGGCGTCCGCAGGACATACACCTCCGAGCGCCCCGGGCCCCCCGTGCCGGCGCTGGACGAAGAGCCCAGCACCGACGCGGGTGATGCGCCTGCCCCCACCCAGGCCGCGCCACGCGACACGCCCATCGAAGTGCCCGCCGCCAAGAGCAAGGAGCCCACCACCGAGGCGCATCCGGTGGGCACCTGGACTGGCAAGGGCTACCGCACCTCCGTGGACGACGCTCGGGACACGCTGGCGCGCGAAGAAGCCGCGCGCGTGGCGAAGGGGAAGGAGAAGGCGCGCGTCGTGACGATGTCCGTCGTCTACGCCACCGCCGCGCTGTTCCTCGTCGGTGTGTTCTACAAGCTCGTCATCGCGCGCGAGTCCACGTTCGACGACATGTACGCATCCACCACCACGCTGTGGCTCGCCTCCAAGCCCGCGGGCGCCACCGTGCGGCTCAACGACCAAGTGCTCAAGGGCGTCACGCCGCTGATGGTGGAGGTCAAGATTGGCGAGGCCAACACGCTGGCCCTCTCGCTGCCCGGCCACCTGCCCTGGACGAAGCGCTTCACGCCCACGTCGAACCTGGTGGAGCCGCTGACGGCGGAGCTGAAGCCCATCGCAGCGCCCCCGCCGCCAGTCGAAGTGGCCGTGGCGGCGCCAGAGGACGCGGGCGCCGCGGTGGTGGCGGAAGGCGCCGCCACGCCGGAGGACGCGGGCCCCAGCGCGCCGGAGGACGCGGGCGCCAGCACGGAGGTGGCGGTCGCACAGGACGGGCCCGAGGAGGAGGACACGCCGCAGCGGACAATGCACGAGGTGGACTACCCCACCCGCGTGCTGGTGCTGCGCCCCCAGTACAACGCCGTCCCCCTGCCCGAGTACAACACCGCCAGCATCGAGCTGAACCCCGGCACGACGTACTCCGTGTGGACGCAGGGCAGCGCGTCGCTGGCCGAGGGCCGGGGCACCGCCTCCGGCACGCTGGCCTACCTCATCGAGGGCGACGGGCCGGTGGACAGCAGCTTCGGCCTGCTCGGCACGTCAACGCGCACCATCAAGGGCGCTCGGAAGCTCCACGTCTTCGCGCTGGATGACGGCGGACTGGACGACAACAGCGGCGCCATCCGCATCAACGTCCGCCAGTCCGCCTACGTGCCGCCGCGCTCGTTCACCTTCGATGCGAAGGAAAACGCGGTGCCGCTGAAGCCCGAGCACCAGATGGTGCTGCGCGGCCTCAACCCGGACTCCACCTACCTGCTCACCGTGCGAGACGACGTCGCGGAGCTGCGCTCCGGCCCCAACGGCCGCGTCCGCCAGGTGCTGTGCATGGAGCGCGGCCCGGCGCCCGAATCCGTGCGCGCCACCCACCGCATCCTCCAGACCGGCAAGCGCTACCAGATGACGGGCACGGAGAACCTGCACTGCACCTTCCCCGACATGCAGGTGGGCGACAACCGGGGCGCCTTCGAGGTGGACATCGTCGACGTGACGGCCATGTCCGGCAAGGAGCGCGCGGAGGCCCTGAAGGGCTCACGCCGCTCGGAGCGGTAG